One genomic region from Leptolyngbyaceae cyanobacterium JSC-12 encodes:
- a CDS encoding lignostilbene-alpha,beta-dioxygenase-like enzyme (IMG reference gene:2510094086~PFAM: Retinal pigment epithelial membrane protein), producing the protein MVNVLQPTQTPAWINGVLTPAQEFGPVALEILSGKIPSGLRGSLYRNGPAQLERNGYPVGHWFDGDGGILAVHFDEERAIGLYRYIQTAGFQTEANAKRYIFAGYGMLPPGPLWKRFGKDVKNVANTSVLALSNKLLALWEGGLPHALDLQTLETLGLDDLDGLNGRSFSAHPKRDPNTGEIFNFGVVVGRQTALHLYRSGPDGRLRQTHSLPLDGVPLIHDCAIAGRYLVFCIPPVRIQILPVLARLKSFSDAMAWQPQRGTEILVIDRDTLEVVNRTTTDSWYQWHFGNGYELPDGSIVFHLACYPDFKTNQRLREIATGYLQTSAKATLWQLRLDPHSKQGVEMQKVLNQSCEFPVTPPQDVGHPSRYTYLSVHRSTTNIQTEIYDAIARFDHQTGTLTQANLGDRCYPNEPIYAPDATNPNQGWILIVLYNHDHNRSELWIFDAAHLDNEPVCRLGLPVIVPLGFHGTWKPI; encoded by the coding sequence ATGGTCAACGTATTGCAACCAACTCAAACTCCAGCCTGGATCAACGGAGTTTTAACTCCGGCACAAGAATTTGGACCTGTCGCTTTAGAGATTCTTTCCGGCAAAATTCCGTCTGGGCTGCGAGGTTCCTTGTATCGTAATGGTCCAGCCCAGTTAGAACGCAATGGTTATCCGGTTGGGCACTGGTTTGATGGTGATGGTGGTATTTTGGCTGTGCATTTTGATGAAGAAAGGGCAATAGGGCTTTATCGCTACATTCAAACAGCCGGATTTCAAACCGAAGCAAATGCGAAACGGTATATCTTTGCGGGGTACGGCATGTTACCACCCGGTCCTCTCTGGAAGCGGTTTGGCAAAGATGTGAAAAATGTTGCGAATACTTCTGTATTAGCGCTATCGAATAAGCTTTTGGCGTTGTGGGAAGGAGGGTTGCCCCATGCGCTTGACCTGCAAACGCTAGAAACTTTGGGACTGGATGACCTGGATGGCTTGAATGGGCGTAGTTTTTCGGCTCATCCTAAGCGTGATCCCAATACTGGAGAAATTTTTAATTTTGGGGTGGTTGTGGGTCGGCAAACGGCATTACATCTCTATCGCAGCGGCCCAGATGGCAGGCTGCGACAGACACATTCGTTACCGCTGGATGGAGTGCCGTTGATTCATGATTGTGCGATCGCTGGTCGGTATTTAGTCTTCTGCATTCCGCCAGTGCGAATTCAGATTTTACCCGTGTTGGCGCGGCTCAAAAGTTTCAGCGATGCGATGGCATGGCAACCTCAGCGAGGGACTGAGATTCTTGTGATTGACCGAGATACGTTAGAGGTTGTTAACCGTACAACAACTGATTCTTGGTATCAATGGCATTTTGGCAACGGCTATGAGCTGCCGGATGGTTCCATTGTTTTCCACCTGGCTTGTTACCCAGATTTCAAGACAAATCAGCGATTGCGAGAAATTGCCACTGGATACTTGCAAACATCTGCTAAAGCCACTCTTTGGCAGCTACGTCTTGATCCCCATTCCAAGCAGGGGGTGGAGATGCAGAAAGTACTCAATCAAAGTTGTGAGTTTCCGGTAACACCCCCGCAGGATGTGGGTCATCCTTCTCGTTACACTTACCTGTCAGTTCATCGCTCTACGACGAATATTCAGACTGAAATTTATGATGCGATCGCTCGGTTTGATCATCAAACAGGGACATTGACCCAGGCAAATTTGGGCGATCGCTGTTATCCTAACGAGCCTATTTATGCACCAGATGCCACTAATCCCAATCAAGGCTGGATTTTAATCGTGTTGTATAACCATGACCACAACCGTAGCGAACTCTGGATTTTTGACGCTGCACATTTGGATAATGAGCCAGTTTGTCGATTAGGGCTACCCGTGATTGTGCCGTTGGGCTTTCATGGTACCTGGAAACCCATTTAG
- a CDS encoding protein of unknown function DUF3291 (IMG reference gene:2510094087~PFAM: Domain of unknown function (DUF3291)), with protein sequence MAFVSVTRLRLRSPLYLLLFLRHAIPSSQQSIAAPGNLKTLTWQQRFLVFWTLTVWEDEASMRNYMRSGAHRQAMPKLAEWCDEASTVHWHQEDVEPPSWDEAIQRMLAEGRLAPVKCPSANHAAGVISG encoded by the coding sequence ATGGCATTCGTTTCAGTCACTCGGTTACGGCTCCGCTCTCCACTTTATTTGCTGCTGTTTCTGAGGCACGCGATTCCCAGTTCTCAGCAATCCATAGCTGCACCTGGAAACCTGAAAACGCTGACTTGGCAGCAACGTTTCTTGGTGTTTTGGACGCTCACTGTTTGGGAAGATGAAGCCTCTATGCGGAACTACATGCGATCGGGTGCTCATCGGCAGGCAATGCCCAAGCTTGCAGAGTGGTGTGATGAGGCGTCTACAGTGCATTGGCATCAGGAAGACGTGGAACCACCAAGCTGGGACGAAGCAATACAGCGCATGTTAGCAGAGGGGCGACTTGCTCCGGTGAAATGTCCTTCGGCAAACCATGCAGCGGGTGTTATTTCGGGATAA
- a CDS encoding putative transcriptional regulator (IMG reference gene:2510094088~PFAM: Transcriptional regulator PadR-like family; Virulence activator alpha C-term), with protein MSLSYALLALLIDCPQSGYELNKAFDTSVGCFWKASHQQIYRELGKLEASGWLEAELISQQGKPDKKIYRVTESGKQALTAWIAQPCNITPVKEEILVKLFAGNLVEPEVLRNHVEAHRQGYAERLALYRMIEAKGFPDPQKLSVEDYFRYLTLRCGIQDATSWLAWCEEVLEYLETIEQS; from the coding sequence ATGTCGTTGTCCTATGCTTTGCTGGCACTGCTAATCGACTGTCCTCAGAGTGGCTACGAACTTAACAAAGCATTTGACACATCGGTTGGCTGCTTTTGGAAAGCCAGTCATCAGCAGATTTATCGTGAGTTAGGAAAATTAGAAGCATCCGGCTGGCTAGAGGCTGAACTAATTTCGCAACAGGGAAAGCCTGACAAAAAGATTTATCGAGTCACGGAGTCAGGAAAACAAGCCCTTACTGCCTGGATTGCTCAACCCTGCAACATTACACCCGTTAAAGAAGAAATTTTGGTCAAACTATTTGCTGGTAATTTGGTTGAGCCGGAGGTGTTGCGAAATCATGTAGAAGCTCATCGCCAAGGTTATGCAGAGCGGTTAGCACTGTATCGAATGATTGAAGCAAAGGGTTTTCCAGATCCACAGAAACTCTCCGTGGAGGATTATTTTCGCTATCTCACGCTGCGTTGCGGCATTCAAGATGCCACTAGTTGGCTAGCCTGGTGTGAGGAGGTGTTGGAGTATTTGGAGACGATAGAACAATCGTAG